The following are from one region of the Pelagibius sp. CAU 1746 genome:
- a CDS encoding 3-hydroxybutyrate dehydrogenase, producing MLKGKTALVTGSTSGIGQGIAEALAAQGANIVLNGFGEAGDIAALRKEIAEKNGVTAAYDGADMSKPAEIARMMQDAEAQFGAVDILVNNAGIQHVSPLEDFPDERWDAVIAINLSSAFHTTKAALPAMRRKGWGRVINIASAHGLSASANKSAYVAAKHGIVGLTKVTALETGGAGITCNAICPGWVLTPLVKKQIEDRAAASGKSYEEEKLALVAEKTPSKDFSTPEQIGGLAVFLCSPSADQITGAPLSIDGGWMAQ from the coding sequence ATGCTGAAGGGAAAGACCGCGCTGGTGACCGGTTCGACCAGCGGCATCGGGCAGGGCATCGCCGAGGCGCTGGCGGCGCAAGGCGCGAACATCGTCCTGAACGGTTTTGGCGAGGCCGGCGACATCGCGGCCCTGCGCAAGGAGATCGCGGAGAAAAACGGCGTCACCGCCGCCTACGACGGGGCCGATATGTCGAAGCCGGCGGAGATCGCCCGCATGATGCAGGACGCGGAAGCACAGTTCGGCGCGGTCGATATCCTGGTGAACAACGCCGGTATCCAGCACGTTTCTCCCCTTGAGGATTTCCCGGACGAGCGCTGGGACGCGGTCATCGCCATCAACCTCTCCTCGGCCTTCCACACCACCAAGGCGGCGTTGCCGGCCATGCGCAGGAAGGGCTGGGGCCGCGTCATCAACATCGCTTCGGCGCATGGTCTTTCCGCCTCGGCCAACAAGTCGGCCTACGTGGCCGCCAAGCACGGCATCGTCGGCCTGACCAAGGTGACGGCGCTGGAGACCGGCGGGGCCGGCATCACCTGCAACGCCATCTGCCCGGGCTGGGTGTTGACGCCGCTGGTGAAAAAGCAGATCGAGGACCGCGCCGCGGCTTCCGGCAAGAGCTACGAGGAAGAGAAGCTGGCCCTGGTGGCGGAGAAGACGCCGTCCAAGGATTTCTCGACGCCCGAGCAGATCGGCGGCCTGGCGGTTTTCCTCTGCTCGCCCTCGGCCGACCAGATCACCGGTGCGCCGCTGTCCATCGACGGCGGCTGGATGGCGCAGTAG